Below is a genomic region from Marinobacter salarius.
GGATGCGGCCAATGCTGCGATGAAGCGGGTGATGGAAATCACTGCGGAAATCGAAGTTGGCGCTATCTACAGCGGTCGCGTTGAGCGCATCGTGGACTTCGGTGCCTTCGTTAACATCCTGCCTGGCAAGGATGGTCTGGTGCACATTTCCCAGATCTCCGAGCGCCGTATCGAGAACGTGACTGACGAGCTGAGCGAAGGTCAGGAAGTTCTGGTGAAGGTTCTGGACGTCGACAACCGTGGTCGCGTGAAGCTGTCCATGAAGGAAGTGAAGGAAGGTGAGCAGCCGACGGATCTGTCCGCGCTGTAATTCTGCCTCCCGTAGGTCGGATTAGCCGCAAGGCGTAATCCGACAAAAAAGCCCGCCACTCATTTGAGCCTGGCGGGCTTTTTGTTTGTTGGCCTTCGAGATTCGGAGTCAGAGCGCGCCGGGCAAGGCTGTTCAGGAATCGCCACAAGCACGTCCATGTGGGCTCGGGCTCCGCCATCCATGGCTCCGCACGTTCCTGAACAGCCTTGCCCTGCGCGCTCCACGAATCTTTTTCGCGCCTACTGCCTCATAAAATCCAGAACTTCTTCTTTGTACCCCGGAATCACAAATGTCGACGCATGCCCGGTATCCGTCTGTAAAAACCGCTTGGACTCTTTTGCTGCCCGGTATAACCGCTCCCCATGATGAAACGGAATAATCCCATCCCGCTCACTGTGAATAACCATCACCGGTACCGGGCTTATGTCGGCAATACGCTCATAGGCTTCATACTCGTCCGTAATGGTCCAACTCAGGGGGATCTGAAGCGGCCAGGTCAACCAGAAGTCGCCGAGTTTTTCACGGGCAATGGCGCGGAAGCCGGAGAAGGTGCCGTCGAGGATCACGCCGTCCAGGGGTGGTTGCTCGCCCCGCTTTACCCATTCACTGGCCAGGGCGGTTCCCAGTGCGCCACCCAGGCTCTGGCCCAGCAGGAACAGGGGCTGGTTCTGTACGTTCGGCTGGTCAACCAGCCATCGCAGGCCGGTCTCTGCGTCGTGCAGGGTGCCTTCTATGTCCGGTGCGCCGGTGGAGCGCCCATACCCCCGGTAGTCGATCAGAAAGACGTTGTAGTGTTTCTCAGGCAGCCAGGCGACGTTCATGATGTGGCTGCTGATGTTCTGGGCGTTGCCGTGAAGAAAGTAAACAGTGCCTTTCGGTTCGGAGCTGGCGGGGAGCCACCAGCCGTGGAGGGTTTCGCCGTCGGGGGTTTCCACGAACACATTTTCGTAGTCCAGGTTCAGGCGGTCCGGGGTGATGTAGGTGACCTGGTCCGGATAGAAGAACACGCTGCTGCAGCCGGTCTGCAGCAGCAGGGTAAACGCGGCGGTGAGGCCGGCCAGTGTTCTCTGAATTGTCAGAAGTAGGCGTGGAGTCCGAGTTGCCATGTGCTGCGGTACCTGTCGTAGTGGTCTTCACGGCTGAATTTTCCGAACAGGCTGAAGTCCCGTTCGAGGTGCCAGTTGCCTTCCAGGTAGGCCTGATCCTGTCGGTGTTGGCTGCTGACGATCCAGGCTTTGGTTTTCACGCCGCCCAGAAGGCTGAACTGGTTGTTCTGATGCAGTATACCCAGGTCGGCGCCGGGGGCGGCGTCGTAGCCGCGTCCCAGGTCGTCGTCGATTTCCAGGTCGGCAGTGGCCATGGCGAAGGCTTGGGTGCCGGGTGCCAGCTGCCAGCTGCCACCGGCGCCGCCCTCCAGGTAGGGGGTGAATACGCGGTTGGTTTCGGTGTCAGTGCGGCGGC
It encodes:
- a CDS encoding alpha/beta hydrolase; this translates as MATRTPRLLLTIQRTLAGLTAAFTLLLQTGCSSVFFYPDQVTYITPDRLNLDYENVFVETPDGETLHGWWLPASSEPKGTVYFLHGNAQNISSHIMNVAWLPEKHYNVFLIDYRGYGRSTGAPDIEGTLHDAETGLRWLVDQPNVQNQPLFLLGQSLGGALGTALASEWVKRGEQPPLDGVILDGTFSGFRAIAREKLGDFWLTWPLQIPLSWTITDEYEAYERIADISPVPVMVIHSERDGIIPFHHGERLYRAAKESKRFLQTDTGHASTFVIPGYKEEVLDFMRQ